Proteins encoded by one window of Musa acuminata AAA Group cultivar baxijiao chromosome BXJ2-9, Cavendish_Baxijiao_AAA, whole genome shotgun sequence:
- the LOC135623694 gene encoding alpha-humulene synthase-like, whose product MSSRCLVASGVEEVARKTSGFHPSVWGDYFITHVSPSSDAQDNHAWMEERSRELRKQIKSMLQDYSDLLQTMQLIDAIQLLGVAYHFEKEISDALSKVYDADFNTHGLYEASLRFRLLRQHGYNISPDVFNKFKDEEGSFMSALKGDVEGLLSLYNAAYLGTHGETILDEAISFTRSILTSMLSDLEPPLLSKVSLSLETPLFRRTKRLLTRNYISIYQEDATRNDVLLELAKLDFNLVQSLHREELKSLSIWWKDLALAKSLSFVRDRLVECYYWMLAVFSEPHYSRARVMTLKLGALTSIMDDIYDNYSTLEESRLLTDAIQRWEAQAVDQLPDYMKDYYLKLINNLEEMNDELAPEEKYRMLYLKEEIKTLARFYLEESKWGVEGYVPTVEEHLRISMMTIAYPMLACASFVGMGDVATKEAFEWVTSYPTILKASSIIFRVVDDINSHELEQERGHTASTVECYMKQYDTDANEACKKLQVLVHDAWKDVNKECINPTAVPMPLLERVVNFSRSTEDLYKDIDSYTHSNTTMKDRITLLLVQPVPV is encoded by the exons ATGAGCTCTCGGTGCCTCGTCGCAAGCGGTGTTGAGGAGGTCGCTCGAAAGACCTCAGGCTTCCATCCCAGTGTTTGGGGTGACTACTTCATTACGCATGTCTCACCCTCTTCCGATGCTCAG GACAATCATGCATGGATGGAGGAAAGATCAAGAGAACTAAGGAAGCAAATAAAGAGCATGCTGCAGGACTACAGTGATTTACTGCAGACTATGCAATTGATCGATGCCATCCAACTTCTTGGAGTGGCCTATCATTTTGAGAAGGAGATAAGCGATGCATTAAGCAAAGTCTATGATGCAGATTTTAACACACATGGCCTCTACGAGGCCTCTCTTCGATTTCGATTACTTAGACAACATGGATATAACATATCTCCAG ATGTTTTTAACAAGTTTAAAGATGAGGAAGGAAGTTTCATGTCTGCCTTGAAGGGTGATGTGGAGGGACTATTAAGCTTATACAACGCAGCGTACCTTGGAACACATGGAGAGACAATACTTGACGAAGCCATTTCTTTTACAAGAAGCATACTTACCTCCATGTTAAGCGATCTCGAACCACCTTTACTGTCGAAAGTGTCTCTTTCCCTTGAGACACCTCTATTTCGAAGAACCAAAAGGCTCTTGACAAGAAACTACATCTCCATCTACCAAGAGGATGCAACACGAAATGATGTGTTATTAGAGCTTGCcaagctagatttcaatctagtcCAATCGCTTCACCGTGAGGAGCTTAAAAGCCTCTCCAT ATGGTGGAAGGATTTGGCCCTCGCCAAGAGTCTAAGTTTTGTCCGAGACCGATTGGTGGAATGCTATTACTGGATGCTTGCAGTGTTTAGTGAACCTCACTATTCTCGTGCACGAGTAATGACTCTGAAATTGGGAGCCCTGACTTCCATCATGGATGATATTTATGATAACTATAGCACACTAGAGGAGAGCCGACTCCTTACCGATGCTATCCAAAG GTGGGAAGCCCAGGCTGTTGATCAGCTACCAGACTACATGAAAGACTATTATCTCAAGCTGATCAATAACTTGGAAGAAATGAATGATGAGCTAGCACCAGAGGAGAAGTATCGCATGCTATATCTAAAGGAAGAA ATAAAAACCTTGGCCAGATTTTATTTAGAGGAATCCAAATGGGGTGTGGAAGGATACGTGCCAACAGTAGAAGAACATCTGCGTATATCAATGATGACAATTGCATATCCCATGCTTGCTTGTGCCTCTTTCGTGGGCATGGGAGATGTGGCAACGAAGGAGGCATTTGAATGGGTTACGAGTTACCCTACGATCCTCAAAGCTTCCTCAATAATTTTTCGTGTGGTGGATGACATAAATTCACATGAG CTGGAGCAAGAACGAGGACACACTGCTTCCACAGTAGAATGCTACATGAAACAGTACGACACGGATGCAAATGAGGCATGCAAGAAGCTGCAGGTGTTGGTCCATGATGCATGGAAGGATGTGAACAAAGAATGTATCAATCCAACTGCAGTCCCCATGCCTTTGCTCGAAAGAGTAGTTAACTTTTCACGATCTACGGAAGACCTATACAAGGATATTGACTCATACACCCACTCCAACACTACCATGAAAGACCGTATCACTCTGTTGCTTGTCCAACCCGTTCCTGTTTGA